Proteins from one Spartinivicinus poritis genomic window:
- the coxB gene encoding cytochrome c oxidase subunit II — translation MLLGDKPKLIAAFSTLLACGSVYGEWGYNLPQGVTEVSRSIYDLHMTIFWICVVIGVVVFGVMFWSMLMHRKSLGAKPAAFHENTLIEIIWTAIPFLILVSMAVPATQTLIQVYDTKESDIDIQITGYQWKWHYKYLADDVGFFSNLSTPKAEIANEEPKGDHYLLEVDEPMVVPVNKKIRFLITANDVIHSWWVPDLAVKKDAIPGFINEAWTRIEEPGIYRGQCAELCGKDHGFMPIVVEAKSAEDYQAWLVAKKEAAAKERELRDKVWTSEELYSRGEKVYIKTCAACHQANGEGVPPVFPAIKGSKIAVGEPQKHIEVVVNGVQGTAMQAFGKQLSEVDIAAVITYQRNAWGNNTGDQVVPMDIVKFNEAGQ, via the coding sequence ATGTTGTTAGGAGATAAACCTAAGCTAATAGCTGCTTTCAGCACGCTACTGGCATGTGGGTCGGTGTATGGGGAGTGGGGATATAACTTACCCCAAGGGGTTACTGAAGTTAGCCGCTCCATTTACGATCTTCACATGACGATTTTTTGGATTTGCGTTGTCATAGGGGTTGTGGTTTTTGGCGTGATGTTTTGGTCAATGTTAATGCACCGAAAGTCACTGGGTGCTAAACCCGCCGCTTTTCATGAAAATACTTTAATAGAAATAATATGGACTGCTATACCCTTTCTTATTCTGGTATCAATGGCTGTACCAGCTACACAAACCTTAATTCAGGTCTATGACACCAAAGAATCTGATATTGATATTCAAATAACTGGCTATCAATGGAAGTGGCACTATAAATACCTTGCTGATGATGTAGGCTTTTTTAGCAACCTTAGTACACCTAAAGCAGAAATAGCTAATGAAGAACCGAAAGGTGATCACTACTTACTAGAAGTTGATGAACCAATGGTTGTGCCTGTCAATAAAAAAATACGATTTTTAATTACGGCTAATGACGTTATTCACTCTTGGTGGGTACCTGACTTAGCAGTAAAAAAAGATGCGATTCCTGGCTTCATTAATGAAGCTTGGACGAGGATTGAAGAGCCTGGCATTTATCGTGGGCAGTGTGCTGAGCTTTGTGGTAAAGACCATGGCTTTATGCCAATTGTGGTTGAAGCAAAGTCAGCGGAAGATTATCAAGCCTGGTTAGTAGCTAAAAAAGAAGCTGCGGCTAAAGAACGAGAGTTACGAGATAAAGTTTGGACATCAGAAGAGCTTTATAGCCGAGGAGAAAAAGTATACATCAAGACTTGTGCAGCTTGTCACCAGGCTAATGGAGAAGGTGTGCCTCCTGTTTTCCCTGCTATTAAAGGAAGCAAGATTGCAGTGGGTGAGCCTCAAAAGCACATAGAAGTTGTCGTGAATGGTGTGCAGGGGACAGCAATGCAAGCGTTTGGCAAACAACTAAGTGAAGTGGATATTGCAGCTGTTATTACTTATCAACGTAATGCTTGGGGTAATAATACAGGTGATCAAGTAGTGCCTATGGACATTGTTAAGTTTAACGAAGCAGGACAATAA